Sequence from the Fodinibius saliphilus genome:
GGGCGGTGGTGAAGGTAAAGCTTCTGGTGGACATCCTCGATCGCCTTGGGGACAGTCTTCTAAAGGATTGAAGACAAGAAAACGAAAGAAACTTTCGGACCGATACATTGTTCGAAGTAGAAAAAAGTCTAAAAAGTAATTAGTTATGCCAAGATCGCTTAGAAAAGGACCTTACGTATACTACAAGCTACAACGTAAGATCGACGCAATGAATGAAAGCGGTAAAAAGAACGTGATCAAGACATGGTCTCGTAGCTCGATGGTTACGCCAGACTTTCTTGGGTTAACGTTAGCCGTTCATAATGGGAAACAATTTATTCCCGTTTTCATTACTGAAGAAATGGTTGGTCACAAGTTGGGTGAATTTGCTCCAACAAGAACGTTCCGTGGCCATCCCGAGAAGTCGAAAACACGAGAAGCACCGAGAAAACCAGGAATGTAAAGTATTATGGCAGAAGAAAAGTTAGAAGCACGAGCAATACAAAAGCATCTTCGCAGATCAGCACGTAAGGTACGTCTTGTACTGGATGCTGTTCGGGGAGACAAAGTACATAAAGCGCTGAAGAAGCTTGAGTTTACGCGTAAAGGTGCTGCTGAGGATGTTGCAAAAGTAGTTAAATCAGCCGCTGCAAATATTCGTGATAAATTTCAGGAAGAGCGGTTAGATAACCAAGACATTTACATAAAGGAAATTTATGCTGATGAAGGCGCAACACTGAAACGTATTCAGCCCCGAGCTATGGGTCGTGCGAATCAGATACGCAAGCGTACTTGCCACGTTACAGTAGTTGTGGCAAAGAAAGAAGAAGAATTAGTTTAATTAATAAAAGATAATACCTTGGGACAGAAATCACATCCAGTAGGTTTACGACTCGGTATCATTCGCGGTTGGGATTCCAACTGGTATTCCGAAGAGAATGAACCCGAAATACTTTATGAAGACACTAAGTTGCGTGAATATTTGCACACACGTCTTCAAAATGGAGGGCTTTCTCGAGTCATAATCGAACGAACACCGAAACGAATACTCCTTACATTGAAAACAAGCCGACCCGGTGTTATTATCGGTAAAGGCGGTGAACAAATTGAACTTCTACGAGAAGAGCTCAAAACGATTACGAGTAAAGAGGTTCAAATTAATGTAAGCGAGATTAAACGACCAGAAACGGATGCGAGTCTTGTTGCACAGAATATTGCGCAACAACTTGAAGCTCGTATCTCATTTCGTCGGGCTATGAAAACAGCGATCTCTTCGGCTATGCGAATGGGCGCCGAAGGTATTCGAATTCGCTGTGCCGGGCGATTGGGAGGCTCAGAAATGGCACGTACTGAACAGTATCGCGAAGG
This genomic interval carries:
- the rplV gene encoding 50S ribosomal protein L22, coding for MAEEKLEARAIQKHLRRSARKVRLVLDAVRGDKVHKALKKLEFTRKGAAEDVAKVVKSAAANIRDKFQEERLDNQDIYIKEIYADEGATLKRIQPRAMGRANQIRKRTCHVTVVVAKKEEELV
- the rpsC gene encoding 30S ribosomal protein S3; protein product: MGQKSHPVGLRLGIIRGWDSNWYSEENEPEILYEDTKLREYLHTRLQNGGLSRVIIERTPKRILLTLKTSRPGVIIGKGGEQIELLREELKTITSKEVQINVSEIKRPETDASLVAQNIAQQLEARISFRRAMKTAISSAMRMGAEGIRIRCAGRLGGSEMARTEQYREGRVPLHTLRADIDYYCATSNTIYGSIGVKVWIFKGEVLGDVELTPGDAHSQKKDDSRGRRGKGKRRSRRRRRNRSN
- the rpsS gene encoding 30S ribosomal protein S19, with amino-acid sequence MPRSLRKGPYVYYKLQRKIDAMNESGKKNVIKTWSRSSMVTPDFLGLTLAVHNGKQFIPVFITEEMVGHKLGEFAPTRTFRGHPEKSKTREAPRKPGM